The following coding sequences lie in one Sorex araneus isolate mSorAra2 chromosome 4, mSorAra2.pri, whole genome shotgun sequence genomic window:
- the LOC129404393 gene encoding olfactory receptor 2AE1-like yields MRQSNQSSLADFILEGLFDDSLTHIFLFSLTMVVALVAVSGNSLTILLICADPRLHTPMYFLLSQLSLMDLMGVITIIPKMAANYLSGRKSISFVGCSTQHFLYLAVGGAECVLLTLMSYDRYVAICHPLHYAVIMSRRVALMMAITSWLAASMNSFIHTVILMHFPFCGSRTIHHFYCEFPAVVQLVCGDITVYEKTEYISTVLLLLFPILLISISYGFIIHSVIQMQSAGSKKNAFATCSSHLTVVSLWFGTCIFSYMRPRSQRTPLQDKIGSVFYSIITPTLNPLIYTLRNKDVAKAVKRVLGRHMVI; encoded by the coding sequence ATGAGGCAGAGCAATCAGTCCTCGCTGGCCGACTTCATCCTCGAAGGGCTCTTCGATGACTCCCTCACCcacatctttcttttctccttgacaaTGGTGGTAGCCCTTGTTGCTGTGAGTGGCAATTCCCTGACCATCCTCCTCATCTGTGCTGACCCCCGgctgcacacccccatgtacttcctgCTGAGTCAGCTATCTCTCATGGACCTGATGGGCGTCATCACCATCATTCCCAAGATGGCTGCTAACTACCTGTCCGGCAGGAAGTCCATCTCCTTCGTGGGCTGTTCTACCCAGCACTTCCTCTACTTGGCAGTGGGAGGGGCCGAGTGTGTGCTCCTGACTCTCATGTCCTATGACCGTTATGTTGCCATCTGTCACCCACTGCATTATGCTGTTATCATGAGCAGGAGAGTGGCTCTGATGATGGCTATCACATCATGGTTGGCAGCATCCATGAACTCCTTCATTCACACCGTGATCTTGATGCACTTCCCTTTCTGTGGGTCTCGAACAATCCACCACTTCTACTGTGAGTTTCCTGCTGTTGTGCAATTGGTCTGTGGAGATATCACTGTTTATGAGAAGACAGAGTACATCAGCACTGTTCTGCTACTCCTCTTCCCCATCCTCTTGATTTCTATCTCCTATGGCTTCATCATACACAGTGTCATTCAGATGCAATCTGCTGGGAGTAAGAAAAATGCCTTTGCCACTTGTAGCTCTCATCTGACTGTGGTTTCTCTTTGGTTTGGTACCTGCATCTTCTCGTATATGAGACCCAGGTCCCAGCGCACTCCACTGCAAGATAAGATTGGTTCCGTGTTCTATAGCATCATCACCCCGACCCTGAATCCTCTGATTTATACTCTTCGCAATAAGGATGTGGCTAAGGCTGTGAAGAGAGTGCTGGGAAGACATATGGTCATTTAA